In Cygnus atratus isolate AKBS03 ecotype Queensland, Australia chromosome 29, CAtr_DNAZoo_HiC_assembly, whole genome shotgun sequence, the sequence CGCTCCCCCGGGAGCCCCGCGGCCGACCCGGGGACCCCTCTCGCGGGGACGTGGGGGGCGTCCCAGTGCTCTCGAAGCCCCTTCCCTTGCACCACAAGGCATCGTCCCCCCCTTACCCCTGCCGCGGGGGGGGGCTAATCCCGGTAATCTCCCGCCCCGGCCGCAACCCGACGGGACGGGCAGGTGAGCCGGCCAATGGCGGGGGGACACCGGGCCCGCCCCCGGCTGCAGGTGCCCAAAGCGGGCGGGCGGCTCCGCACCACTCGtggtcccggtcccggtcccggtcccatCGGTGCCGATGGCGACGCGGGGCGCGGGTCCGTGGCTGCTGTTGGCGGCGGTGCTGTGCGCGGCGGCGGAGCCCCGGTGCCCGTCGTGCGGTGCCGGTGCGGAGCggcggctgctggaggaggcggCCAAGCGGCagctcctggagaagctgcGGCTCCGGGAGCGGCCGAGGCTCGCCCACGCCGTGCCCCGAGCCGCCGTGGCCCGCGCCGTGCGGCGCCTGCAAGCGGCCGGTGCTCGCCGGGGCCCCGACGCCGAGGAGCGGGGCTATGAGATCATCAGCTTCGCCGAGCCAGGTGGGTGCCAGGGCTCCCCGGGGACCCGCAGCGATCCCCGGGGGGTTCAGCCCAGCAGCCGAGGAGCGGGCATCCCGGCTGGGCTGCGGCCGGTGGCGGCCCGGGGGAGGTCCCCGGGTCTGCGCGACAGCCGGGGCACGGTGCCCCCTATCCTGGGGAGCCCCGGGGTGGGTGTGCAGCCTGCGACCCTCGGGGGACTGCGGAGCCACTGCTGGCCACCCACTCGCAGCGAGGTGGGGGTCCCGGAGCCAAGCAGCCAGTAACGGGATTGTTCCTTCGGGCACCTGCCGTGTGCCGGAGGGCTCCCGGAGCTGCTGGTGAGACGTGGCCCCTCTCTCGCTGCTGCGTTGGCTGCTCAGGTCCTTGTGCCTGtagtgctgcagtgcctggccCATTCCTGACGATCAGGGTGCCTGGGTAGTGGgactgggggggctgcagggacccTCCAGCCTTGCCCTGTGTGGCAAAGGAAGGGCCAGGTGAGAGCAGGTCCCTGTTGCCCCCTTCTGAGTCCTTTCTGCCAGGCAGGGTGGGACAGTCCCTcgttgcacacacacacaggcagccTTCCCAGGGAGCATCCCCAGGGAAGGGAGGGACAGACCCTGTGTGGAGGGAAGGAGTTTTATAGGTCTTCCCCAAAAAGAAGCCAGAAGATCAGCCCTAatgatgctgctgcagcctcacctcccCCAGCATCCTCCTTCAGCATTcaccttctctctcctctctcccctcagAGCCCACGTCTCCCTCTGGCATGGGGCTGCAGTTCCAGTTCACTCGCACGCAAGACCAGGACGTTCACATCCTGCAAGCTCAACTTTGGCTCTACCTGCAAGTTCCCAGAGACTTGGTAGCCAACCTTACCCTGAGCATCTTCCTGGCTGGTGGGAATGGTGACGCGGTGGGGGGAAATCGCACGCTGCTGAGTGAGCGTCGACTGAGCACCAAGGGCAGCGGCTGGCGCACCTTCTCCCTCATGCCTGCCCTGCAGAGGTTCTTTAGGGGAGAACACAGGACCCTGCGGCTGGAACTGGAAAGCCGTGGGGACAGGGGTGATGTGGTGGCCATAGTCAATGCCACCCAGTCCCACCAGCCCTTCTTGGTGGCTGAGGCAAAGGTGCGGGAGCTGGGACACCGTGTGGCCAAGCGCAGCCTCCGCTGCAGCCAGAACTCCAACCTCTGCTGCCGCAAGGACTACTACGTGGATTTCCGTGACATTGGTTGGAACGACTGGATCATTAAGCCTGAGGGCTACCAGATAAACTACTGTGTGGGCCAGTGCCCTCTGCACGTGGCAGGCAGCCCTGGGATGGCATCTTCCTTCCATACAGCCGTCTTCAACCTCGTCAAAGCTAACAACATCCAGGCATCGGGGCACTCCTGCTGTGTGCCCACACGACGCCGGCCTCTCTCTGTCCTCTACTTCGATCGCAACAGCAACATTGTCAAGACTGACATTCCTGACATGATTGTTGATGCCTGTGGCTGTAGCTAGGGCTGGGGGAGCACTTCTGGGTTCCCCCTCCTCCAGGACTGTCTCTCTGGTGGGGACTGCGTGGGGAGAAGCTCCCTTGGGCTGCAGGCTGACTGCGGCACAATGGGGAGCATGGTGTGGGATGGGGAATGGGTCTGTTTCCTCAAAGCGGAGAAACTTGGGGGGACAAGAGGCAGTCCTGCTTTTCTCCCCCACTATAGCAAATCTCGCATCAAATCTACGCTATTGTTGGGGACAGGGGAGTGAGGCACAAATAAGAGGCCGGAAAGCAGAGGATGAAGGGTGTGGCTTTGCCAAGGACCCCAAAACCACAACGGCAAGATGCAGTCCTCTGCTCCCAGGAGGATATGCAGCTGTGAAGGATGGCCTTGCTTCCTGGCCAGCTCCCATGCACTTCCACCCTCATTCCCCTGGGCTTCGaacttttcttccctgctgtccACCCCACCAGTCAGGTTTCTTCCAACCCAGTGCCTCCTTACAGGGAGGTCTGTGTCAGACTTTGCCTTTAAGGCTGTATTAAaggtgcagatttttttttttcttttgtacctCTAGTTTTGCAGCTATTACTACTTTATCATAAAGGTTTCTGCAGCAATTGGGACTCCCTGGTGCTCTGTCCTGTCTACCCACATCTCTATTGAAGATCCTACTCTGCCTTTGTCTTCCTGGTGCTCATGTATGCAATGCACCCATGTGCtctgtgcttttaatttattttaatacttcgGTGCAGCTTTCCCAATAAATGGGTGGAAACACAATGTCCAGGCTCTGAGTGCTTTCTCCTGGCACCACCAGGGTGAGGGAAATGGTCCTACTTGACCAGAAGGTCCAACCCCTGGCCCTGGGCTTGCTCAGCTCTGATCTGGCTCTGGCTGGGAGGATGttgggtgctgggggtgttGGAGCAGTGCACGGGCTGTAAACTGCTGCAACTGggggcagcactgctgtgttgGGAGGCAAGGGGGCCTTCGTTGCTTCTGGGGCTCCCTGGGTGCTATGGGGTGTTGGACAGAGGCtgtgagcagggctgtgcagggggCTCTTCCCGCCATGAGCCCCTGTGGCAGGGGatcccaggagcagggcaggggctgggaacCATATAGCACCTCACTGTGGGGACTAAAGGGGGGTGGCCTGTAGCATGAGCACCAGAGGAACAatttcccagcagagcaggTAGAGTTGGGGGGCCATACCCCCCCAAAGATGCTGTTTTCCACACAGATCAAACCCGAGAGGAGCTCAATATAGCACAGCTCTGGGAGCTCTGGCCCTGGGAGGATGGCCTTGGATGGCAAGCCACAGCCTCTCCCCCGAAATCCTGTGACCCCACTGCAAATACCAGAAACCCCCACCCTAATCACCTCTCACTGACCCCCCCCAATTGCACCCAGCCCAGTCCCCTCTCGTAGCCACCCTAAACGCTAGCCAGTGACCCCATCCTCAACCCATAGCAGCCAGTCACGGGGGCTGGTGATGCACAAGCTGGTGGCTGATGGGGGTTCTCCTGTGCAATTCGGGATGGGGGGGCTCCTGGAGTGGAAGGCAGCGCCCCCGCTCATCCCCCCAGGATCTCACATGGCTAACCTGGGTCCTTGTTGCGCAAGCACCTGCTCAAAGCTCAGTTTGGGGCTGTTTTATCTGGGGACAAACCCACTTGATCTCCCAGGTTGGCCCTGTGCTGTGCCCTGCAAGCGGACAAAGGGCAGCTTTCATCAGCCAGCTGCAGTGGGCAGCCCCccaggctgtggggcagcaTGGCCATGGCCCACGCTCCTCAAAATATCCCCACCCGTGAGGAAGAGCCAACAACCCCTGCAGGATGCTTCAACCCTGCAGGCTCTCCAACAGCTCCAGTGGGTGTGCTGCTCACAAAGTGGTGCCCCTTGGTAGTGTCTGTGCTTCCCCAATAGCACACGCTGCCATACAGATGCCAGGAGAAGCAGATGTGGGCTTCAGGTAAGCGCACGGGGACACGCACTAAGATTTTGAGgtctccctgctccctccttgTACCAGCGCTATGGCTCTAGCTAGCACAGTTGATGGGGGACGCCGTCCTGCAGGGATGCCCGGTATCCGGTTTTCCTTTGCCAGCAGCACAGTGCCCTCCTCGCAGCCTTGAACGCGTGTGTCCCTTGGGGGGGAGTGCCGATGCTGACTCACTGACACACTGACACGCTGACCCGCCAGCCCCGAGGCAAGGtgctgagctggctgcaggggtACCATTAAGTCTAATCCTGCTGATCATctggccctgctctgagccGCTTTAACTTTCCTAAGCAGGAGGCCGAGATTAACTGTGGGGTGGGGGATATGGCATGGTTGGGGTCTGGTGGCCGAGAGCTGCCGGGGGGATCTGCGTACCCATCCCTTCCACCAAGGGGGCTCAGCGCTGGTGGCAAAACTGACCTGGGCCTGCGTGGCCACAGGAGTCACCCCTGGGGAAGGGGTGGGTGGCTTTGGGCAAGTCCCGAGGAGGGAGGATGTGCAGGACCATGGAAGTGTGGgcgggcagggctggccccGCGCGGTGCCCAGGCCATGGTAGGTCTTTCCTGACAGCTTAGCCAGGGTCACTCAGCTCAGAAGCaaagctgctgagcagcttACGCATATTACAAAACTGGCAGGCAGGCAACGCCTCTCACCTGCACCCACCACCTTGGCCCTAtctcagggctgctgctccGGGACTTGATGCCCCACAGCAGTCCAAGGGCACCCGAGGACCCAGATggtgccgggggctggggggcaagAGGGGTGTACAGGCACTGCCACCTTCCCTTCGTGCTGGgacctccctgggcagcagtGCCACCACCGCTCACCCCTCACTGGGAtggg encodes:
- the LOC118260180 gene encoding inhibin beta C chain-like, producing MATRGAGPWLLLAAVLCAAAEPRCPSCGAGAERRLLEEAAKRQLLEKLRLRERPRLAHAVPRAAVARAVRRLQAAGARRGPDAEERGYEIISFAEPEPTSPSGMGLQFQFTRTQDQDVHILQAQLWLYLQVPRDLVANLTLSIFLAGGNGDAVGGNRTLLSERRLSTKGSGWRTFSLMPALQRFFRGEHRTLRLELESRGDRGDVVAIVNATQSHQPFLVAEAKVRELGHRVAKRSLRCSQNSNLCCRKDYYVDFRDIGWNDWIIKPEGYQINYCVGQCPLHVAGSPGMASSFHTAVFNLVKANNIQASGHSCCVPTRRRPLSVLYFDRNSNIVKTDIPDMIVDACGCS